A genome region from Chloroflexota bacterium includes the following:
- a CDS encoding YgiT-type zinc finger protein, translating into MLPFPKCPVCGGEVIEKTVEEILRGGNNTAIVRVKAEVCLHCGERLFTPDTIAQFESIVEKLEQRETHSFEPIGQSYFVPVG; encoded by the coding sequence ATGCTTCCCTTCCCTAAATGCCCTGTATGTGGGGGTGAAGTGATTGAAAAAACAGTCGAAGAAATCTTGCGTGGTGGCAATAACACGGCCATCGTGCGGGTGAAAGCTGAAGTGTGTCTGCACTGCGGCGAACGTTTGTTTACGCCAGATACCATTGCACAATTTGAGAGTATCGTCGAGAAATTAGAACAACGGGAAACCCACAGCTTTGAGCCTATCGGCCAATCATATTTCGTGCCGGTTGGATAA